A single Rhodothermales bacterium DNA region contains:
- a CDS encoding molybdenum cofactor carrier, whose amino-acid sequence MKVVSGGQAGVDRAALDAAIAVGLEVGGWCPAGRVAEDGPLDGSYALTETPSADPAQRTEWNVRDSDATLVIVRSEAPRGGTKLTVEIARRLSKPVVILQLSDKHVQKRAIDWIRGRGLSTLNVAGPRESEEPGIHELARAILIRILSECVGGAAVRQQ is encoded by the coding sequence ATGAAAGTAGTATCTGGTGGCCAGGCGGGCGTAGATCGTGCGGCACTTGATGCGGCCATCGCGGTCGGGCTGGAGGTCGGTGGCTGGTGTCCCGCGGGACGAGTCGCCGAAGACGGTCCGCTCGACGGCTCCTACGCGTTGACCGAGACCCCTTCGGCGGACCCGGCGCAGCGCACAGAATGGAATGTCCGAGATAGCGATGCCACACTGGTCATCGTACGCAGTGAGGCGCCTCGAGGTGGGACGAAATTGACCGTGGAGATTGCGCGACGACTGAGTAAGCCGGTAGTGATACTGCAGCTGTCCGACAAGCACGTTCAGAAGCGGGCCATCGACTGGATTCGGGGCAGAGGTCTCTCGACCCTCAACGTCGCTGGTCCTCGCGAATCCGAAGAGCCGGGCATTCATGAACTGGCGCGGGCGATCCTCATCCGCATCCTATCGGAATGTGTCGGTGGTGCGGCAGTTCGTCAGCAATGA